In Drosophila miranda strain MSH22 chromosome XR, D.miranda_PacBio2.1, whole genome shotgun sequence, the genomic window AGATGTGCCATTGTGCCCCTGCAAATCGATTTACATACTCGATGATTATGATTGGGTTCCAGGTCTGCTGAGTTCCACTGAAAATTGGCTTAAAAATTAGCATGATCATTTTTTGGAGGGCAACTGAAACGGAACTGAAAAGGGATGATAGTAATTTCTAGAACAGACGATTCTTTACTTTGAACCGTGTCCAAAGAGAATGGTCGTTTGTTAGTACAGTTGGTAcagctacatatgtatgaatcGATAATAATGAAACATTTTTAAATGAGACAACGAATATGTACCGGCTCAGGTATGAGTATTTCGAGGAGAAAAAGTACATTTTTCCATCATATTCCATTATTCCACTATTATGTATACCAGATCTAAAAAAATCCATCctctatgtacatatacaagCGAAACATGAATTTTCCCCGTTTGAAATATAACCTCAATGTGAAAAGACTTTAGCGGTTCAAACTGTTCGAAATGATATCGCAGTACAATGATCTTCAGACCTCCATACCAGAACAGGAAGGGACAAACACAAAAGCTTTCATTCTTGTATGAGTGTTGTTAGCGAGTGAATATACATTGGCGGACAGTAAAATGTGGACATTCATGTTGTCTATCTTTAAGCCGGTGATGCGTATTTAAAAACTTAGAATTCAGTCGGGAAACATTTTTATACTGTAGATTAGCTGTTTATTAACGTCTCTTTTTCATAAAAAATGCAAgaagttaaaacaaaaacaaaaaactaacaacaaaaaatgtATGAAAATGCATTGGGGTCAGAAAACATTAGTTTTGGAACTATTAGCCCCAAACTTGGGATGACCAATTAAACAATTtttatacaaaatttaaaaaacCGCGGTTCCCTCATGAAGTAGGAGGAAGACCACCCCAAAGGACTATCAAAGTAGGACCGTGTTCTGAAACAGTACAGCATCTCAAATCGGTTCAAAATGGCATAAGATATTAGAAGGCAGAGACCCAAAACTTGATCTGAATTGAACAAATATTTGAAAAAGTGTGGCATAACGATATAAACTTCGAATCAATCTGCAAATTAGGAGGTACCGAACATTCGCATTGAAAACTAGTTCTAAACACCGAGGAAGttcaaaaaaatatttaactaATTCTTTACCTACTCTTCAATATTCATAGAATTAATCATAATAACAGAACAATTTTATTGCCGGACTAAAATCCTAGAATGAATTTTACAAAAGTGAATACCAAAGTGAATACTTTTTGATTTGAGGATTCTTTGAAAACAAGGACGTTTGCATTCAAACTTTTAATGTGTGTTCGTTAGCCTTTTAAATTGTTTAGTTAGTTTCATAAGCTTTTTTCTTGAAGAACAAAGCAAAACTttataatacaaaaaaaaaaaaaaacacttttttaCTGCAAATTTCACTGTCCGCTACTGCAGgtgtatctatgtatgtatgcatgtatgtatgtatgtatgtatgtatgcatgtatgtatgtatgcatgtatgtatgtatgtatgtatgtatgtatgtatgtacatagtaTGTACTATATGGAAAATGTTTACATGTGATTCTTAAAGGGGGGATGGGGATATGCATGTGAGATGGGCGCCACTAAGACTATGTTTAGTTAATTGGAatggtatgtgtgtgtggaggGCGGGTAAAGTGTTTGTTCAGttcaataatatatatatgtatatagaaaATGTAGTACGAAATgacaaaaaaaatgttttcttTAGTCAAGTAGTAAATGTTTTTGTAtggttttttgtgtttttgtttgaaCCAGTACCCTAGGCATCCTTGAagttgctgttgcagttgaGACTAGAGTTGGGAAGTGGTCGCTGGCTCGATGGCTCGATGTGGTTCGGGCTGCGGTGCTTCGTGCTCGTATGCTTCTCCGCTGATGAACGTCTCGGGGAATGCGCCTTGGTGCCGTTTgcctgcgtgtgtgtgtgtctgggtGTATGGGTGTGTACGTGTTTTTTCACCGCTGGTCTATCTATAGATTGAGCGTACGTATGCATCCAGCGTTGCTTTCCAGGCGAGCTTTTCCAGATTTGTCTCATGGATTTAGCCTTAGCTGGGCTTTGCTTTGCTATTTTTTGCTATTGTTATATGTGCTATTGTATATAGAGATACAGGATATATCGGTGTCTATATATTGATTTTATATCGACTTTCGATTAATGACTTAATTTTGATTTAAATTTggctttggttttggtttgtttttggttttggttttgcatTTTATAGCACTCAAAATGTATACATATTTGACTATATAGTTAGATTGAGCACCTAAATTGCTAAGAGAAGGGGAAGGAGGAAGAATATAAagtaaaaatatatatatgcatattttttttggttttgtttttttttgatttgggGAAggggttttgtttttgtttttgtggagGGGAAGATCTTTTAAGTGTtgcaaaaaatatatattatatttggAGGTTTCCTGTCCTGGATTTTCATATTATTTGCCTGAATCGATAAAagtgttttttcttttgttgggGCTGCCTtgatcttcttcttcttctgttATTTATCGTCCTGATCTTCTGATCTTCTGCTTCTTGTGGGTTTCAATATCGGTTTGTTTCATGAATTTAGCTTGGTTCGGTTCGCCATTGTCTTTGGCGGGCATTTCTTGGAGGAGGTTTCTTGGTGAGAACATGATCAAGAAAACTCTGCACCTCATTCACACACGCACTCGCTCACCCACGCACTCGCTCACCCATGCACTCGCTCACCCATGCACTCGCTCATCCACGCACTCGCTCACAGCAAGGCCTGAGATCACTCACAGCCCCAGACACACTCAGGCACCCAATACACACTCAGCAACACGCACTATCACTCTCACTTACACACACCCACAACCAAACAAGTATATAATTCAGGTAGTTAAAGAAAGGTAGTTATGGAAATCCTAGCAACAAAGAATACCTTTCTCGGCACCAAGCCGACGGGTGCTTTTTTCAACTCAAATATGGAaccaatttcaatttcaatttacgagtacgggtacgggtacgggtacgagTATGAGTATGAGTATGTACCATGTATGGAAGGATTCTCCGAATTTGCTTCTACGAGTATCTGTCAATATactatgtatgcatgtaaaTTAAACATTCATTCAGCAGAGTTGTTTCGATCAGTTACCAAGCGAATTCCGATTTATTGTCCTTCCTTAATCAGGGAGTCAGGGAGTCAGGGAGTCACGGAGTTAACGGCAAGGACAGAGACAAggagagagcgaaagagagcgGCAGAGGAACGGGGAATTGGAGGTCTAGTTTCTCCGAAGGCATCAatcgccattgccattgcaCGACATTGCTTGTGACTTATTCATTTATGATTGTGTTTAGTTTACTTGGTAATTGTTGATCGTACTTATAGATTaaattatatattattttattttatatccTTTTCCGTTGGTTTCGCTGGTTTCGTTTGTTCGTTTACATTTCCTACTTACAAACTAtgtggttttatttttattcggTTATAGATCTTTTCATGCGTTACTCTGTGCAATAAACTataaaattaaatatgaaAGGAAACAAGTATAGaacaagtacatatgtatgttcgCAAGCAAAAGCGGGAGTGGTTGTGGTGGTTAATCAAAATTTCATTCATTTAGAATTGAAATGAATcgtttgtatgtatgtgtgtacgtATATAGTGGGTTATGATCCATAGTTGGTTAATATGTAGGCAAAATGTATGAGGGAACCCAAAAACAGATCAAAAGTCAACTATTTGCTGTATTCATACACGAAAGCTACCCTCGGGCTGTACTTAGTTTCTCTAACAAGTTCTTATTGCTTTTGATACGTGGATGAAAATCAAGGACCTCTTCCCTCAAATACTCTCAACATTTCTGTTCTCACCTTCGAGTCGGTCGTGAAGCGATTGGGAATCAAAGAAGCAAAAGAAATACTGCTGTTTTCTTTCATTTGTAGTAACTTTGTGGCTTGTGGGATCCACGAAACTTCCTCATTAAGGTCAAGAGTATGTGTTCACATTTTTCTTCGGTTCGGCTGCCTGTACGCGAtactgtacatacatacatacatacatactgcGACTAGGTAGGTGCTAATTGTTAAATATGTATGTTTAATAATACGTTTGGGTTATTTTGCCTAGCCGCAACCGAAAGGGTGGGTGAGGACGCTCAATAAAATGCAGACAGAGGGTGACGGAGATAGGGAGATGTGGGgaaagatagagagagagatagagagagatagagagagagagagagcgagagagaaaggagagaggagagagggAAAATAAGAACAGAATAACGCATGAAGATATAAGACTGTTTTATCGATCGTTTATCGAATTATGTTTTCCCCGGTTTATTTACTTTCTACGGAATTTTCCTAATTTATctaatatatatacatatatatatgtatgcgtGAGAAAGCAGCCTGGAGTTCTGGAGGCTTTGGAAGTGATGTAGAAAAAGAAATACTTTTCAAACAAAACGGGTGCTTTTCGTTGTTCCATGGAATTTTCTTTAGGTATGCAAAATTCGAGCTGGTATATCAGAGGTaaactacatacatacatatgtatacgaTACGGTATACGTATGTCTGTACTTGCACCAGGATCTGCCTAGGACTGGCGGCTACCTCACAGTGTATTAGTTTTGTTGTGTCTGCCCTGGAATGagctgtgtgtgtggtgtcATGTACGATTCGCGCCGATTAAATCGCACGCTGCTACCCGTCGCCCGGGGTGGACCCTGGGAGTCGGGCAGCACCGACTGCAGCCTCGGTGGCTGGCAGTCGGGGGTGGGGAAGGGCTAAGCACTACTTAGTCAACAAATAGATACCTTGGTCGTGAATTGTGCTACTTAACGTGCTAGCAGCAGCTAGAGTCGAAAACTGGCCCTTCGGCGTGTAGGTGAAGGTGTGCGGCTCGCTCTTCTTGCCGCTCGAGATGATCGAGACCTGGACGCTGACCGGCTTGATCACGTTCTCGTGCAGATACGGTGGCACTGTGCATATCAGATGCGTCTGGAGAGAGAAATAAAAGGGGGAGTTAATTTCGTTCTGTCACACAAACCCACGCATCTACAGTGCCCCCAGAAAGACACAATAGATCTGATGCTTGTATCTGACATGTgcataaacacacacatatactAAAAACAACATACTAAAAAAAACCGTTTGGTAACTAGTTTTTGTAACCTCTGCCATGTACTCCAAAGGACTACCATCCTCCTTTCGTTCAAATTTCGATTTACAATGCCCCAATTCCGCTTAGTTGGGCAAAGCTCTGGATAATATGGTGGCGTGGATAGTGTGCAGAGCCCAGATCTGGCAAAAATATTCTAGATACTTTGCATTTTTCAGCAAATTGATATGGGACATTTTTCAAACAGGCCCCAGGTTAAAGAGGCCTGCCATATCAGCTCTTTCTCTTGTAGAAAACTGAGGTCCGGCAAAAGTTGTCGAGTCCCATTTAACATGAGTATCGTCGCGCATCACAATGCATTCAAGtgcatcattatcatcatcatccttgGATCATAGAAACACTCGTTTCCGTTTTGTTCTCCACTTCTGCAACGTCGTTGGTAAATGAGCTGAATTTCCTAAGGTTTCCAGCGGTACATCGGTACAGGGCATGATCGAATGATCGCACTGCGAGTAACCAATATCCAATTCCATAACTATAAAGCTCAGTCCATTACAGATAAATAGGCTTTCTATCTAGTCCAGTCAGTGGGTGAACTTCACGCTAATTAATTTGTCAAGAAGAGTCGATATTTCTAGGACTAACAGTAGAAACAGTTGACAGTAGGTAGTCCTATTGTCTTTCCGAGTGGAGATGTATGTGGTTGTGCCCCAATCCCATGAAAAAAGCTCTGCCAAGCAATATCTGTCCCATTCTCGTCAGGGACCCGGAACCCGGAACCCACCTGGTGCAAATATTCCTTGTCGGGCATCACGCTCTGTTCCCAGAGAGCGGCGGTGCCGCCAATCAGCTGCTGGCGCACAGCGATCTCGGTGGCTGGATCGTCGCCGTTGACACTGTCGTAGGTCTCCTGGAACACCACGTGGGTGTCCTTCAGGAAGTTCTTGCCGATGATGAAGAGCTCGAGGCCGCCATCGACGGGGCACGAATTGAGCGACTTCTTGCATATTTCCGGCACGCCTGGGGGTTGAGCTGGGGCAGGCATCAGACGAAACCAATTAGTAAAATAGTACGGGGTACGAAGGGGTATCTAAGTGGACTTACTGCAGATGATGGGGTTGGAGCAGACCTGGAGGGTCTCGGTGGTGCCATCTTCGCGGGTCAGCTGAGTGCGGAACACCATCCGACAGCGAGTCGATTTCTTCTTGTTCTTCTGCGCCAAGTGCTCGGGAAAGCGGTGCTCCACGTCGACATTGCGTTCCTGTAAAGCGACAACAGTAAAGAAATTCAAAATTAAATCAGGAAAACTGCGTGTGCCGCACTGATTGTACCTATGACATTAGCTTGCATGATCCTGGATGATCCCGGACACATCCGGGAGTTCCaggtatatgtacatatgtacatatgtgtatgtgtatgtgtatgtgtatgtgtatgtgtatgtgtatgtgtatgtgtgcttaGCCCATCCCCAACTCACCTTCAATATGCCGACGCAATCACAGGTGATGGTCATGTCCGTCTCTGGCTTGAAATCGATCTCGATGACCATGGTACCGTCGACCTTCTTCTCGTTGCACTGCGTCGAGTTTTTGCCAGCCACCTTGCAAGCCTGATAGAACATGTGTGGCGCCACCCGGCCAATGTCCGTGCCAATAAAGACCTGCAGCACGGCGCCCTTGTCATAGCCCGTCAGCCGGACAATGGGGAACCCGTTGCCGCTGCGGTCCTTCACCGCCCCGCGACTGCCCTCGGTCTGGTAACGGGCCCGGTGCTGCTGCTCCGGCTGCGAGACGATCTCCAGTTGCACGTGGCCGTCGTTCGAGCTGGCGACGCTGTTCAGAGGGGTGGCGGGCTGCCGCTTGTTGGCCACCCTGGTGACAGTCCGGGCCGAAATGAACCTGAGGAGTCGAACGGGAATAGACAGACCAGAGGACATGAAGTACGTGATGCAAAAAGGAACATGCAGTCTAAGTTTTCTTGAGTTTTttgcattccattccatttcatTCCACTCATTCCATTTCGAAGGGAACTTTTCCATTCGTAAAGATCAAATGTGTGTGGCATTCTCCGTTCTTTGTGCTTGCGTTTATTTGTCTAACGATCGTTAAATATGTGTATTTTTTACTTGAACTTTGCCCAGCTCCCACACATATGTAGTATGCATGATGGAGCATTTTTGATGAATGTTTTACGGCCGAGATATGTAAGATGGGAATGAATGGAGTACAATTCATGTATACGCGAAAATGCGAAAATGATATACGgtactcacacacacacacacacacacacacacacacgcacattcGTAAAGCCAAAAACATAAAAAGCCAAAAAAGAATTTTTCGATATTCGAAATTTCATTGCagcttttttcgtttttcttcgCTTTTTGTTTATATAAATCTTTGTGTTTGTTCAGTTTTTATTCgttttcttatttttaatCGTTTACCTTTTACAATTGTTCAAAAAATTTTGTTtaacacacacgcaaacagagagagtgagagaaggagagatagagagagagagagagagagagagagagagatagagagagagaaacgaaCATACAGGAATTATGCAGGGGACACATTTACCTAGAAGCCCGATACATTTTTCAGAGTATCTTCAAGGAACGCTACGAATTTTGGTATCGATATTTTTTCTAAACATATATTCATATTCGCGGAGTATTTTAAGGAGGTCCATCCATATGATCTTCAGAAATAAACGAACCAAGTTTActtttgaaatatatttagGCATGGGGGATTTTAGCTGCAGATTTTGGATTGCTTGTTGCTGAAACAGAGATCGGGCAGCGTGGTTAAACGACGCAGAAATTTGAGTGTCTCCAGGAATGAAAACTAAGAAACAAAAGCCAATCGGGGAGAAAATCATCGAAAACTTAAACTCAACTTTTTAGTTTTTGGATCAATTTTCGGAAGACAGATACAGACACAAATATATGCCAGTGGAAAACATACAAATCGCCCGGCACAGCATGAACAGGCTTTTGAcaaattattttaaaaaatttCCAGTTTCCGACTGGAGTTCTTATTTTGGTACTGAGCGTTAGGGAGATTTTGATTGAGCTGCATTACGTTCCGAATGCTTCTAAGGAACAGACTTGTACGAGCATAGCATAGACTTTATTTAAATATGTTTAAATGAGTTCCAAAACAATTGAAGGACAATTTTATAAAATTAAGAAGAGGAAATATTTGTAAACGTTAAATACTTttagtgtgtgtgtttctttaATGATACGATTTCGAGGTTTCCATTCATAAACCTAGTTCCAAAAATTATATGAAAAAACAGGGTATTAACGGGGGTGTTCGCCGTTGCATTTTTGCAATTTTGAAAATTTCTTTCTTGTAGATTTCGATATTGTTGGTGGAACCTATTTTGGGTTTGGTTTTTCTGCTTTGGATGGGTCTGTAAAGAAAACTCCGCTTACTTTGTCTCATGGCCGTTGCGAGGCAGCACACTAGTCATGGCAGGCGGAGGCCGTGCGGCCGCCACAGGCGCCACAAGAACCGCCTCCTCAGACGAAGAAGCAATTGCCGCGTTGGCTATCTTGCGTATGAACTCGTCTTCGCTGCAGGCGTCATCGTTGTCCAGCTCCAGCTGGTTGTACTCAAGCTTCTTGCGCTTGATGTGCTTGTCCCCGCTCCGGGGCAGGTTTCGCtgatggtgctgctgctgctgttgttgttgcacgACCATTTCAGGATACTGAAAGTGCTGCTGcagtagctgctgctgttgctgcggaAGGGGCTGCTGATTCTGGACGTTAAAGGCTGTCACGGCTGCTGCCACAGCTGCCTCGGTGGCCTGGAAGACGCCACCAAAGGGCTCCGAGCTGTTGCGaggggtgctgctgctgtgatTGACGAAGCCTGTGTCCTCAGAGGTTGGCGTCGCCGAGCAGGACAGGGAGGTGGAGGCGGTCGATCCCTccgagttggagttggagttggagttggtcAGATCCAAGTCATCCAGAAAGGCGCTCAGCATTTTCTTGGTGTGCCGCGAtctatacatacacatatacatatacatatttacattTACATATATAGTTTCTcagcaacacacacacacccattgAGAGCGTAcattatttcatttcatttcatttcattttatcGATTTCGATTCAAGTTTCtccacatacacacatatgaaATTCTCGTAATTGCATCTGTGTATGCCTTAAGATATAGAAGTACACCCTTACGTACATAcgtaaatatgtacatacatatatcattcTAAAGTCGATCAGAGATTGCACAACAAATCGAATCTGACATCGGCATCGGCGATCAATGTCCGGATGCATATAAAATGAACGAACTCAATTTGAAGGAAACTTAACTGAATCTGTCTGATCGGAGCCAGTGAACGGCCGACAACCGTCAACCGTCAGCCGTCAATCGACAACCGTCAAGAGTGCACAATATTCTGCTGAAACAAAAATGCAGGGCTCTTAAACGACGACTCTCTGATGTCCAATTGCAAGTGGACTAGTTCTTGCGCCTACGAAAAACAGATAAAAAGTGTGTGCACTGGCGTCAAGCACGGCAAATTGATGAACAATACAGCCAATTGAATGAGGTGTGTACACTGTACCAGTACATCCCCATCTCTCTCTTCCCACCAACAAAGCACCATCCGTCGTATATCCCTCACTCCGCCAGGGGTCGCCACACTGCATGATGAAGAGAAAGAGATATGGAGAGAGAGTGTGTACATTGTACATTCTACATTGTACCATGTAAATGTACCACGTACAGTCATTGCCATCAAAATAGTACAAATAACACAAACGGCAATTTCTTTTTCGTATTCGTATACGTGATGTTTACGCCCTAAGGCCATGCTTCCAAATTAACCTTAGTTTCATCTGACCACAACACATTTTTCCAATTGGGGCGCGATAAATATGGACCTTCGCGAAATTGGCTCGTACCATTCGAGCTATGTGTATGTGAAACGGTCTTTGAAAAACGGTTGAAAACATGCCTATGTTGTTGCGATGTTTTTAGAGTGAACATTTCAGTATTGTGGCATTATCAGACCTTGTTTTGCCTTAATTTTTTCGATTTAGGATGTGTTTTCTCAACGACTCATTCTGAGACGGATGACAAAAACGAACACAACGGGATCCGCAGGAATAGTTATCTTGTATCTTCTTTTGTCTTAAGTTTATGAAATGGACTTTGTATGTATAGTGGTACTATAATTCGATTTCAGCCATTTTTAAACTAGATAAGAAAACAATTTGTGAGCGTTTCTATAGTTTGTTTTGAGGCTTTGAaatttacaaaaatatatttttcagTCTTATTGTTTTGTTATATTTTGATAAATTACTGTAACAAAATAATGAAACctaaaaaaacaataaaaataaaatatgccGTTTCTATTATTTTTTCCATGACTGTATGTAGAGGAGAAAAGAAAAGCCTTAACTTTGGAATTCAGTGAATATCGATCCGCCTAAGTTCCGAATATTAAATTTGGTTTAGAGAAGCAGGGAGAAGCAAAAGAGAACATTGTACTGGTGCCGCCCACTGTCATACAGTGGAACACTCTCGCATGCACTGGGCATGGGACCCTGCCGGCCCCTGCTTTAAATAAAACGAAGACACTGGAATGGCGAAGAAGCTATTTCTGCAAGTACGGGGCACCATCTACAGGTGGAGAGCTCTCCTTGAGTACATGAATAGGATGAATAGATAGGATCTAGTAGATAGGATCCCTAAATGTGTCTAAGGAGCGTCTTAGGAGTCTAACCACAAAACCCTGTTGCTCTAACTCTTATGCATAGTATCTGAGAAGCGGACAACCAAACAGACATGGCTATATCGATATGCAGGTGAGTGTACCTTTTGTGATCGGCAACGTTTCTCCAATCGAATATTCCCCCGTACTCGCAACATAATTCACGTCAGTCGCAGATACTTCGATCAGTTCCAGTTCCCAAATCGGGTGCACCCGAGGGCAGCGCGAGCACTGGGCAACAAAATTGAACTTTTTACGCTTTTTATTTACGCTTCGAGCCAACCGACTTTTTCAGATAGATTTGGGGCTTTTTTACTTCAAAAACAAGCCCTCTTGTCGATCAGTCAACAATCCCAATCCAAAGAAAACAACCAAAAGTCATTGCCCAAGGCAATGCCCAACGAATGTTTTGTGCCGCAGGGAGAAAGAGATGTTTTCATGGAACTGGCCAAATGTATGCGAATTAAATTAAGCGCCAAAGAATGTGCAAATCAATCGGATAAACAAACGAATGCAGGCAGTTCCCGTCCATCGTACCGAAGCTTTTAGTACTCTAGAGTCTGGGCACCCGCTGCTTTCGCGTTGAATGGTTCCAGTTCCCAGCTTCCAGTTCCCAGTTCCCAGTAAGTTGTAACGGAACCCTTTTGACGAAATACGATTTACTTCCTTCCAAGAGAGGTGATCTGTAATCTGTACATGGTCCGTGCTGGCCAGTTACTTCACATGATGTGAAATTATGTGAAGCTAATCAAAGTCAAGAACTGGTTCAGGTATCGATTACTCACTGGATTGCATGGGAACTGTAAACTGTTCGTCTAATTAAGAAGCCTCCGGCCGAGCACTCTGCTCTGCCGATTGTCCCTGCAATGCTTTGAGCTCATGCAAAGCCAAGGAAGCCGACACAAGTGCCAAAAACAGCTGTGCTTTTGCATTGAAATGCTCAACAGCTAGGGAAAACCGCTcctatctccctctctcgaCTGTACGCAGTTGCAGATTCCAAACTGCAATTTGCAATTGGAGGAGAGTTCATACAACTGATAAGCTGATAAGATAATAAGGCAATTACACAGACAGGCATGCAATTACAGCAgctacaaaaaaacaaaaccgaGACACTAAGTAAACACACACTCTGGAAACCAGCCGAATATCATATAGAAAACAGCATTAAGTTGAAGTCTAAATCCGATCCGATCTGAGTCGAATCAAACGGAAAACACATTCACCATGACCTACAAAAACCTGGGGGGAAAGACCTGTCCAAGTGCAGGTCCAAATTGGAGGAGACCTTGACGCTACGCGGCAGATGCCTCGAGACAATATTTGATCGTGTCATCTATGGGAAGCAGAGGACTCCTGCCTCTGGTGCACAAGCCGGAAGAGTGTACCGATTTTCCTTGAACCAAAACTAACTCTGTTTACTATTCTAGAAATTTAGAAACCAAGAAATCTAGAAATACATAAGTAAATATGTTTTTCAATCAAAGATTCGATCCTATATGGCTGGAAAAATGTAAAAGAATGGATACCCAACCCCACTACACTACCCaatggaatgggaatgggaatgggctaTGAAAATGTTTAAAGTGGTACAGAATTGTTCTTCgctctcttgctctctctcttcaTCGTGCAGTGTAGCGACCCCTGGCGGAGTGAGGGAGATGTATCAGAGGGATGGCACGTCGGTGCCGTCGGGAACAGAGAAATAGCAAGATGTTACAATTAAGCTACAGCAATCGTAAGATTACACAAACAGAAAGTGAGTAGCGGGTATTGTGGTGTCGAGGTACATATGCCTCGGCTCCTAATGTCATCACTGGTTTTTTGTTCCATTTGTTTGGGTTTAAGACTGACATTTAATGCTTTCAGCGTTCATTCTGATATCGAGCTCTATCGAATTCTCTCTGCAGCTTGTGAACAAGAACAGCAGACAAGGAAAGGGAAGGGTTATATCGGACTAAGTTCACTTAGTTTAGCACAAGATTTAAGAATTTGAAAGCAAGGATGAAAGAAGGATGTGGACGAGAACCTCGTCCACGTAGTAGAAATGGACACATTTGGAGTATCGTCTAGGCAATGGAAAAAGTCTATATAGGGGGTATCACTGGATACTTTGAATTGAACtaactgactgactgactggaTTAGTTGAGCACAACAGTGTGCACATCTAATAGCCAATAGCAGGCCGTGTGGAAAAATCCTAAACGATGCTAGAGGGGCAAGAAACTAGTCTCCAGATGCTACTTCTCAGATTAATCTAATGCTTTGAGCTTGCTAGCCAACGTTTACATGAACAGTTTGCTAATTGGAAGGAAAA contains:
- the LOC108151473 gene encoding uncharacterized protein LOC108151473 isoform X6, whose translation is MRFTYNQYKHYESGYRIPSKMHNLSHHQHHGGSNSTGGAVAGAVAVAGGGGGGRGGGGGGGVGGGGGGGGGGAGRGGSSSNTSNNHYGQHYNSTSNNNNNSNNNNTTGNTNIQPYQHHYKSNFGMRMTMSTNSTMSARIHRKGFRIPSKRQPGKGLPGKLHTITRAGPGKIVPGKRIPQRPHLPPCDNSNDSGLGFDQHTELRSSSGPGVADTGSSNGGGIGMGAVQRTNLLVNSSLTNTVAAAAAAAAAAVASNTLQQHHQQQQQQQHQHHQQQQQQQQHQQQQQQHQQQHLPQQHLIRAIPVSRFISARTVTRVANKRQPATPLNSVASSNDGHVQLEIVSQPEQQHRARYQTEGSRGAVKDRSGNGFPIVRLTGYDKGAVLQVFIGTDIGRVAPHMFYQACKVAGKNSTQCNEKKVDGTMVIEIDFKPETDMTITCDCVGILKERNVDVEHRFPEHLAQKNKKKSTRCRMVFRTQLTREDGTTETLQVCSNPIICTQPPGVPEICKKSLNSCPVDGGLELFIIGKNFLKDTHVVFQETYDSVNGDDPATEIAVRQQLIGGTAALWEQSVMPDKEYLHQTHLICTVPPYLHENVIKPVSVQVSIISSGKKSEPHTFTYTPKGQFSTLAAASTLSSTIHDQAI